The Gammaproteobacteria bacterium genome contains a region encoding:
- a CDS encoding DUF2802 domain-containing protein produces the protein MMGADALFSFPFDTSMLVSLAVLVGMLGQARLFQRKLNHMAQHHAAKMQASQTEIHALLSSAEGMGEKLNQLEQRLRQLEQRQDQISMKEPSEQIYSHALRMVRHGEDISTVMERSGISRGEAELLQLLNGMNPGRKGDKSAA, from the coding sequence ATGATGGGTGCAGACGCACTGTTTTCATTTCCGTTTGATACATCCATGTTGGTATCACTGGCCGTATTGGTCGGTATGCTGGGACAGGCTCGCCTTTTTCAGCGGAAATTGAATCATATGGCGCAGCATCACGCGGCTAAAATGCAGGCGTCACAAACAGAAATTCATGCCTTGCTGAGTTCGGCGGAAGGTATGGGTGAAAAGCTCAATCAATTGGAACAACGTTTACGCCAGCTAGAACAAAGACAAGATCAGATCTCCATGAAAGAACCGAGCGAGCAGATATACAGTCACGCTTTGCGTATGGTGCGTCACGGGGAAGATATTTCGACTGTTATGGAGCGCAGTGGTATTTCGCGCGGCGAAGCAGAGTTATTGCAGTTGTTGAACGGTATGAATCCGGGCAGGAAAGGCGACAAGTCCGCTGCGTAG
- a CDS encoding chemotaxis protein CheW: MSEDRKVQDDRLMRWVTFHLDGETYGINVDQVREVLRLTEIAPVPGAPDYVLGIINLRGNVVTVIDTRKRFSLEFVEATDSSRIVIIEVAGQEIGMLVDSVAEVVDLAASAIEVAPNIGNAETSRYIQGVTSIDGRLLILIDVNKFLDSSEMG, translated from the coding sequence ATGAGCGAAGATCGCAAAGTACAAGATGATCGCTTGATGCGGTGGGTAACATTTCATCTGGATGGCGAGACTTACGGTATTAACGTTGATCAGGTCCGCGAGGTTTTAAGGTTGACGGAAATTGCACCTGTGCCAGGTGCGCCAGATTATGTGCTGGGAATTATTAATCTGCGTGGAAATGTGGTGACGGTGATTGATACCCGCAAACGATTTAGTTTGGAGTTTGTTGAAGCGACGGATAGTAGTCGCATCGTGATTATCGAAGTAGCAGGTCAGGAAATTGGAATGTTGGTGGATAGTGTTGCCGAGGTGGTGGATTTGGCCGCTTCGGCAATTGAAGTTGCACCGAATATCGGCAATGCAGAAACGTCACGCTATATTCAGGGAGTCACCAGCATTGATGGTCGTTTGTTGATACTTATTGATGTCAACAAGTTTCTCGACAGCAGTGAAATGGGCTAG
- a CDS encoding chemotaxis protein CheW has product MDDLDKEQFVLGNYLQSLLNAPQVASSVPKGTKRKVLSFRAGKFRCAVEYRHLAGIMPASGVTTWPTEAPPWLIGYLAETVQQTKLIDLLGLVRSTPVFSALAGKQFILLNQGSFALLVDQVEGAASIYDEQVTWQTEDGQRRWLAGIEQGTGLLLLNVSQMESMLPK; this is encoded by the coding sequence ATGGATGACTTAGACAAGGAACAATTTGTCTTAGGCAATTACCTGCAGTCTTTGCTGAACGCTCCCCAGGTTGCATCGTCGGTGCCGAAAGGAACAAAGCGCAAGGTGCTGAGTTTTCGGGCGGGAAAATTTCGTTGTGCGGTGGAGTATCGTCATTTGGCGGGCATCATGCCAGCGAGCGGGGTGACGACATGGCCTACAGAGGCGCCACCATGGTTGATTGGATATCTTGCAGAAACGGTTCAACAAACCAAACTCATTGATTTACTGGGACTTGTACGTTCGACTCCGGTTTTTTCTGCTTTGGCGGGCAAACAATTTATTCTGCTTAATCAGGGATCTTTTGCCCTGCTGGTAGATCAGGTAGAAGGCGCTGCAAGTATCTATGATGAGCAGGTGACGTGGCAGACCGAGGATGGGCAGCGCCGCTGGTTGGCCGGTATTGAACAGGGGACGGGGTTGTTGCTTCTCAACGTATCGCAAATGGAATCGATGCTGCCTAAATAA
- a CDS encoding ParA family protein yields MKVWAIANQKGGVGKTTTAVNLAGLLTAAGRKTLVIDLDPHGSMSTYLGCSSHAVEQSAYQLFQEKSPGISALIQPTKVPNLSILPASPAMVTLDRQLGVKEGKGLVIYDALQSVIDDYAHVLIDCPPILGVLMVNAMAAAQRLLIPVQTEFLAMKGLEQMVRTLKMISQARGEVLPYTVVPTMYDRRTRAAREVLQHLRDTYPYNMWDHVIPVDTRFREAAALGKPLCLLSPRSHGAMAYRRLLMSVLMMRDAPMQPTLSRKEKVS; encoded by the coding sequence TTGAAAGTTTGGGCCATTGCTAATCAAAAAGGCGGCGTCGGTAAAACGACGACGGCAGTCAATTTGGCGGGCTTGCTGACAGCGGCAGGCCGCAAAACACTGGTTATTGACCTGGACCCCCATGGATCAATGAGCACCTATTTAGGGTGTTCATCGCATGCCGTTGAGCAGAGCGCCTACCAGCTTTTTCAGGAAAAATCGCCAGGTATTTCTGCTTTGATTCAACCGACCAAGGTGCCGAATTTGAGTATTTTGCCGGCGTCACCAGCGATGGTTACATTGGATCGGCAATTGGGCGTCAAAGAAGGCAAAGGGCTGGTCATTTATGACGCGCTACAAAGCGTAATTGACGATTACGCGCATGTTCTGATCGATTGCCCGCCGATACTGGGGGTGCTAATGGTGAATGCTATGGCAGCGGCGCAGCGATTACTGATTCCGGTGCAGACCGAGTTTCTCGCGATGAAGGGTCTGGAGCAAATGGTTCGTACGCTGAAAATGATTTCGCAGGCGCGTGGCGAGGTGTTGCCCTATACCGTGGTGCCAACCATGTACGATAGACGTACCCGTGCTGCACGTGAGGTGCTGCAACATTTGCGCGATACCTATCCCTACAACATGTGGGACCACGTTATTCCGGTGGATACGCGTTTTCGTGAGGCTGCGGCGTTGGGTAAGCCGCTGTGTTTGCTAAGTCCGCGTAGCCATGGGGCGATGGCGTATCGGCGACTGCTGATGTCAGTGCTGATGATGCGTGATGCGCCGATGCAACCGACGTTGTCACGTAAGGAAAAGGTTTCATAG